The Micromonospora sp. NBC_00421 genome contains a region encoding:
- a CDS encoding FtsW/RodA/SpoVE family cell cycle protein codes for MVLVAAYGAIVEANLLDTVTRDFWMPAAALGLVFLGMHLVIRWLAPFADPALLPAVALLNGVGVGFLRRLDLAKAAPADRETLAIFAGTGGRQLAWTLAAVILAAGLLVVMRDHRAVSRYAYTLGLAGIVLVMIPAVLPGRFSEINGAKLWIRVGGFSIQPGEFAKLALLVFFAYYLVRKREVLSLASRRILGIDFPRGRDLGPVLGVWLISLLVLVFEKDLGTSLLYFGMFVVTLYIATERVSWLLIGLVLFFGGAYLAYVLGGTVGGPFANFYTRAEIWLDPFAEPYDRGYQLVQGLLGLGSGGLFGSGPGAGEPLEIPEVQNDFIFAGIGEEIGLFGLTALLVVYLLIVERGLRAGLAVRDSFGKLVAGGLAFTLGLQVFVIVGGISKLIPLTGQTTPFLSAGGSSLMANWLLIAVLLRISDAARRPVNQGGGPAARPGGGPPEQLHGAPTEVIRP; via the coding sequence ATGGTGCTGGTGGCCGCGTACGGGGCGATCGTCGAGGCCAACCTGCTCGACACCGTCACCCGCGACTTCTGGATGCCGGCCGCCGCGCTGGGGCTGGTCTTCCTCGGCATGCACCTGGTGATCCGCTGGCTCGCGCCGTTCGCCGATCCGGCCCTGCTGCCGGCGGTGGCCCTGCTCAACGGCGTCGGGGTGGGCTTCCTACGCCGGCTCGACCTGGCCAAGGCCGCCCCCGCCGACCGGGAGACGCTTGCCATCTTCGCCGGCACCGGTGGCCGCCAGTTGGCCTGGACGCTGGCCGCGGTGATCCTGGCCGCCGGGCTGCTGGTGGTGATGCGCGACCATCGGGCCGTTTCGCGGTACGCGTACACCCTGGGGCTGGCCGGCATCGTGCTGGTGATGATCCCGGCGGTGCTGCCCGGTCGGTTCTCCGAGATCAACGGTGCCAAGCTGTGGATCCGGGTCGGCGGGTTCAGCATCCAGCCCGGTGAGTTCGCCAAGCTGGCGCTGCTCGTCTTCTTCGCCTACTACCTGGTCCGCAAGCGCGAGGTGCTCTCGCTGGCCAGCCGCCGCATCCTCGGCATCGACTTCCCGCGCGGCCGGGACCTCGGTCCGGTGCTCGGCGTCTGGCTGATCAGTCTGCTGGTCCTGGTCTTCGAGAAGGACCTCGGCACCTCGCTGCTCTACTTCGGCATGTTCGTGGTGACGCTCTACATCGCCACCGAACGGGTCAGCTGGCTGCTGATCGGTCTGGTCCTCTTCTTCGGCGGCGCCTACCTCGCGTACGTGCTCGGCGGCACCGTGGGTGGCCCGTTCGCCAACTTCTACACCCGCGCCGAGATCTGGCTCGACCCGTTCGCCGAGCCGTACGACCGGGGTTACCAACTGGTGCAGGGGCTGCTCGGCCTGGGCAGCGGTGGTCTGTTCGGCTCCGGTCCGGGTGCCGGGGAGCCGCTGGAGATCCCCGAGGTGCAGAACGACTTCATCTTCGCCGGCATCGGCGAGGAGATCGGCCTGTTCGGGCTGACCGCGCTGCTGGTGGTCTATCTGCTCATCGTGGAGCGGGGGCTGCGGGCCGGGCTGGCGGTGCGGGACTCGTTCGGCAAGCTGGTCGCCGGTGGCCTCGCCTTCACCCTGGGGCTCCAGGTCTTCGTGATCGTCGGCGGGATCAGCAAGCTCATCCCGCTGACCGGCCAGACCACCCCGTTCCTCTCCGCCGGTGGCTCGTCGCTGATGGCGAACTGGCTGCTCATCGCGGTGCTGCTGCGCATCTCCGACGCCGCCCGGCGGCCGGTCAACCAGGGCGGCGGCCCGGCGGCCCGACCCGGTGGCGGTCCGCCGGAACAGCTGCACGGTGCTCCCACGGAGGTGATCCGCCCGTGA
- a CDS encoding PP2C family protein-serine/threonine phosphatase, translating into MTLTLRYAAHSDRGLIRDGNQDSVYAGPRLLAVADGMGGMAAGDVASNIVIGAMAPLDEDVPGDALVDALRSAVGTANQQLRDTVDANPQLEGMGTTLTATLFSGSKLGMVHIGDSRAYLLRNGEFAQITKDDTYVQMLVDEGRISAEEASSHPQRSLLTRALDGRDIDPEYSVRQVQPGDRYLICSDGLSGVVSAETIGDSLREYTDPQQCVERLVQLALRGGGPDNITVIIADATDHDIVEASPIVGGAAARDRGMATAADDSTPAARASALSAPRPPAPEEPAANRDDDPDRPRRPLRTVAMLVALLVILGGGLFAGWSYTQRQYYVGATDSGQLAVFRGVPGQVAGLDLSNVHSISQAKLDDLTLAAQEQVKQGIQAKSQTDAQRRLAELTSDDPANPNLKPVCPPVPSLVTGSPVSTTSPVLPSPGTPSPGATGPGNPGPGTTGVPGVTGTLTPPTTPDASASDAVPPAGDPAGCRSPE; encoded by the coding sequence ATGACTCTGACCCTGCGCTATGCGGCCCACAGCGACCGCGGTCTGATCCGAGACGGAAACCAGGACTCCGTCTACGCCGGGCCGCGGCTCCTCGCCGTCGCCGACGGCATGGGCGGCATGGCCGCCGGTGACGTCGCCAGCAACATCGTCATCGGTGCCATGGCGCCGCTCGACGAGGACGTCCCGGGGGACGCGCTCGTCGATGCGCTGCGATCGGCCGTGGGCACCGCCAACCAGCAGCTCCGCGACACCGTGGACGCCAACCCGCAGCTGGAGGGGATGGGCACCACGCTCACCGCGACCCTCTTCTCGGGCAGCAAGCTCGGCATGGTCCACATCGGCGATTCCCGGGCCTACCTGCTGCGCAACGGCGAGTTCGCCCAGATCACCAAGGACGACACCTACGTCCAGATGCTCGTCGACGAGGGGCGGATCAGCGCGGAGGAGGCGAGCAGCCACCCCCAGCGTTCGCTGCTCACCCGGGCCCTCGACGGCCGGGACATCGACCCGGAATACAGCGTCCGGCAAGTGCAGCCCGGTGACCGCTACCTGATCTGCAGCGACGGCCTCTCCGGCGTGGTCAGCGCGGAGACCATCGGCGACAGCCTCCGGGAGTACACCGACCCGCAGCAGTGTGTCGAGCGGCTGGTGCAGCTCGCCCTGCGCGGTGGCGGCCCGGACAACATCACCGTGATCATCGCGGACGCCACCGACCATGACATCGTCGAGGCGAGTCCGATCGTCGGCGGGGCCGCGGCCCGGGACCGGGGGATGGCCACCGCGGCCGACGACTCGACCCCGGCGGCCCGCGCGTCGGCGCTCTCCGCGCCGCGCCCACCCGCCCCGGAGGAACCGGCGGCCAACCGGGACGACGACCCGGACCGTCCCCGCCGGCCGCTACGCACCGTGGCGATGCTGGTGGCCCTGCTGGTCATCCTCGGTGGCGGCCTCTTCGCCGGCTGGAGCTACACCCAGCGGCAGTACTACGTCGGGGCCACCGACAGCGGGCAGCTCGCGGTCTTCCGGGGGGTCCCCGGACAGGTCGCCGGCCTCGACCTGTCCAACGTGCACTCGATCAGCCAGGCCAAGCTCGACGACCTCACCCTGGCCGCCCAGGAGCAGGTCAAGCAGGGCATCCAGGCCAAGAGCCAGACGGACGCGCAGCGCAGGTTGGCCGAGCTGACCAGCGACGACCCGGCCAACCCGAACCTGAAGCCGGTCTGCCCGCCGGTGCCGTCCCTCGTCACCGGCTCCCCGGTGTCGACGACGTCCCCGGTACTACCCAGCCCCGGCACGCCCAGCCCCGGGGCGACCGGCCCCGGCAACCCCGGTCCCGGCACGACCGGCGTTCCCGGTGTCACCGGGACCCTCACGCCGCCCACCACACCCGACGCCTCGGCCTCCGACGCGGTTCCGCCGGCCGGAGACCCGGCGGGCTGCCGGTCGCCCGAGTGA
- a CDS encoding FHA domain-containing protein FhaB/FipA, whose translation MPELVITVARFGFLILLWIFVFTVVGVIRRDLFAGARSGRLVAAPRAVGASTQQQTAKPAKVKRGRAAHQLVVTAGQLAGTRITLGEAQITIGRAEDSTLVITDDYASARHARLVPRDGQWFVEDLGSTNGTYLDRAKVTGPTPVPLGVPIRIGRTSLELRP comes from the coding sequence TTGCCGGAACTCGTCATCACCGTCGCCCGGTTCGGGTTCCTCATCCTGCTGTGGATCTTCGTGTTCACGGTGGTCGGTGTCATCCGTCGGGATCTCTTCGCGGGCGCCCGGTCGGGCCGGCTGGTGGCCGCGCCCCGCGCGGTCGGGGCCTCGACCCAGCAGCAGACGGCGAAGCCGGCGAAGGTGAAGCGGGGCCGGGCGGCCCACCAGTTGGTGGTCACCGCCGGCCAGCTCGCCGGTACCCGGATCACCCTCGGCGAAGCGCAGATCACCATCGGTCGGGCGGAGGACTCCACCCTCGTCATCACCGACGACTACGCCTCCGCCCGGCACGCCCGGCTGGTGCCCCGGGACGGACAGTGGTTCGTCGAGGATCTCGGCTCGACTAACGGCACGTACCTCGATCGCGCTAAGGTCACCGGACCGACCCCCGTCCCCCTCGGCGTGCCGATCCGAATCGGCCGCACCTCTCTCGAATTACGGCCATGA
- a CDS encoding DUF3662 and FHA domain-containing protein: MSSGPEEEPVSVLQRFEKRLEGLVEGAFAKVFKGVVHPVEILNAMQREAEAHKAILAGGRTLVPNRYVIDLSPYDHSRLAPYAAALAQELAQSQAEFIGEQAWTVYGDVIVEVERGEGLDTGMFRVTAEVYTGGEVAPVSSPGGYDPGPPGYPSYDQGGGYGPPPGHGGGTRNVRLVSGDGRTYPLQMGSTVIGRGDQANLRLPDVGISRRHARLDFDGGQVVLTDLGSTNGTMVNGQRVSAVALNPGDMIQLGTTTLTFRVDG, translated from the coding sequence ATGTCCTCGGGACCCGAGGAGGAGCCGGTGAGCGTGCTGCAACGCTTCGAGAAGCGTCTGGAAGGCCTGGTCGAAGGGGCCTTCGCCAAGGTCTTCAAAGGGGTGGTCCACCCCGTGGAGATCCTCAACGCCATGCAGCGGGAGGCCGAGGCGCACAAGGCCATCCTCGCTGGTGGCCGCACCCTGGTGCCGAACCGTTACGTGATCGATCTCTCCCCGTACGACCACAGTCGGTTGGCGCCGTACGCCGCCGCGCTGGCCCAGGAACTGGCCCAGTCGCAGGCGGAGTTCATCGGCGAGCAGGCGTGGACTGTCTACGGCGACGTGATCGTCGAGGTCGAGCGCGGCGAGGGGCTGGACACCGGGATGTTCCGGGTCACCGCCGAGGTCTACACCGGCGGTGAGGTCGCCCCGGTGTCCTCGCCGGGCGGCTACGACCCCGGACCGCCCGGCTACCCGTCCTACGACCAGGGTGGCGGCTACGGTCCCCCGCCGGGGCACGGTGGTGGCACCCGCAACGTCCGGCTGGTCTCCGGTGACGGTCGGACCTACCCGTTGCAGATGGGCTCGACCGTGATCGGCCGGGGCGACCAGGCCAACCTGCGCCTGCCGGACGTCGGGATCTCCCGGCGACACGCCCGGCTGGACTTCGACGGCGGCCAGGTCGTGCTGACCGACCTCGGTTCCACCAACGGCACCATGGTCAACGGCCAGCGGGTCTCGGCCGTCGCCCTCAACCCGGGCGACATGATCCAGCTCGGGACCACGACGCTGACCTTCCGCGTGGACGGCTGA
- a CDS encoding NAD-dependent epimerase/dehydratase family protein, producing the protein MSVALVTGSGGLIGSEAVRHFAGLGLDVVGIDNDMRQEFFGAEASTAWNVRRLTDELGSAYAHHSIDIRDRDTLGKLFARYGRDIAVVIHTAAQPSHDWAVRDPFTDFDVNAVGTLNILQNVREHCIEAPLIHCSTNKVYGDRPNSLPLVEQETRWEIAPGHPYEQGIREDMSIDACLHSVFGASKVAADVMVQEYGRYFDMRTACFRGGTLTGPAHSATELHGFLGYVMRANMERRTYKIFGYQGKQVRDAIHSSDVVSAFEAFFRAPRSAAVYNLGGGRHSNTSNREAFALAEQITGQQMITEYVEANRIGDHKWWIGSNEAFQADYPDWKQVYDVPMIMREIHQANVDKWVPGA; encoded by the coding sequence GTGAGCGTCGCGTTGGTGACCGGGTCGGGCGGTCTGATCGGTTCCGAGGCGGTCCGGCACTTCGCTGGGCTCGGCCTGGACGTGGTCGGCATCGACAACGACATGCGGCAGGAGTTCTTCGGCGCCGAGGCCTCTACCGCGTGGAACGTCCGGCGGCTGACCGACGAGCTGGGGTCGGCGTACGCGCACCACAGCATCGACATCCGGGACCGGGACACCCTCGGGAAGCTCTTCGCCCGGTACGGCCGGGACATCGCGGTGGTGATCCACACCGCCGCCCAGCCGTCGCACGACTGGGCGGTGCGGGACCCGTTCACCGACTTCGACGTCAACGCGGTCGGCACCCTCAACATCCTGCAGAACGTGCGGGAGCACTGCATCGAGGCGCCGCTGATCCACTGCTCGACCAACAAGGTCTACGGCGACCGCCCCAACAGCCTGCCGCTGGTGGAGCAGGAGACCCGGTGGGAGATCGCGCCGGGGCACCCGTACGAGCAGGGCATCCGCGAGGACATGTCGATCGACGCCTGCCTGCACTCGGTCTTCGGCGCCTCCAAGGTCGCCGCCGACGTGATGGTGCAGGAGTACGGCCGCTACTTCGACATGCGGACGGCCTGCTTCCGGGGCGGCACGCTGACCGGCCCGGCGCACTCGGCGACCGAGCTGCACGGCTTCCTCGGGTACGTGATGCGGGCCAACATGGAGCGCCGCACCTACAAGATCTTCGGCTACCAGGGCAAGCAGGTCCGGGACGCCATCCACAGCTCGGACGTGGTGTCGGCGTTCGAGGCGTTCTTCCGCGCCCCGCGCTCGGCGGCGGTCTACAACCTGGGTGGCGGCCGGCACTCCAACACCTCCAACCGGGAGGCGTTCGCGCTGGCCGAGCAGATCACCGGCCAGCAGATGATCACCGAGTACGTCGAGGCGAACCGGATCGGCGACCACAAGTGGTGGATCGGCTCGAACGAGGCGTTCCAGGCCGACTACCCGGACTGGAAACAGGTCTACGACGTACCGATGATCATGCGGGAGATCCACCAGGCCAACGTCGACAAGTGGGTGCCGGGAGCATGA
- a CDS encoding WecB/TagA/CpsF family glycosyltransferase: MTAQGKRNVLGVLVDATDYASATEQVVAAARDRRPLALTALAVHGVMTGVLDPAHNARLNSFDVVTPDGQPVRWALNLLHHAGLSDRVYGPTLTLHVLRRFAEEGLPVYLYGSTEETLAKLIPALERMFPALKIAGVEPSKFRAVQPGEDVEIADRIRASGARLVLVGLGCPRQEVFTYAMRPLLDMPLMAVGAAFDYHAGLLRQPPPWMQRAGLEWFWRLGLEPKRLWRRYVILNPAYLARLAGQKTGLWKARPPAPATERPATFAV, from the coding sequence ATGACCGCACAGGGCAAGCGGAACGTCCTCGGCGTCCTTGTCGACGCCACCGACTACGCCTCGGCGACCGAGCAGGTCGTCGCGGCAGCCCGGGACCGCCGACCGCTGGCGCTGACCGCGCTGGCCGTGCACGGGGTGATGACCGGCGTGCTCGACCCGGCGCACAACGCCCGGCTCAACTCCTTCGACGTGGTCACCCCGGACGGGCAACCGGTGCGCTGGGCGCTCAACCTGCTGCACCACGCCGGCCTGTCGGACCGGGTGTACGGCCCGACGCTGACCCTGCACGTGCTGCGCCGGTTCGCCGAGGAGGGCCTACCGGTCTACCTGTACGGCTCGACCGAGGAGACCCTGGCGAAGCTGATCCCGGCGCTGGAGCGGATGTTCCCCGCCCTGAAGATCGCCGGGGTGGAGCCGTCGAAGTTCCGTGCGGTCCAGCCCGGCGAGGACGTCGAGATCGCCGACCGGATCCGGGCCAGCGGTGCCCGGCTCGTCCTGGTCGGGCTGGGCTGCCCCCGCCAGGAGGTCTTCACGTACGCCATGCGGCCCCTGCTGGACATGCCGCTGATGGCCGTCGGCGCGGCCTTCGACTACCACGCCGGCCTGCTCCGGCAGCCGCCGCCGTGGATGCAACGGGCCGGGTTGGAGTGGTTCTGGCGACTCGGCCTGGAGCCGAAGCGGCTCTGGCGGCGGTACGTCATCCTCAACCCGGCCTACCTGGCCCGCCTCGCCGGCCAGAAGACCGGCCTGTGGAAGGCCCGGCCCCCGGCACCGGCCACCGAACGACCGGCCACCTTCGCGGTCTGA
- a CDS encoding DUF397 domain-containing protein: MATKRFPEDLTQATWFKSSKSGPNCDNCVEVAYVIGAVGVRDSKDKTGPALVFAPGEWNAFVADARNGTFGQH, from the coding sequence ATGGCGACCAAGAGGTTCCCCGAGGACCTGACGCAGGCAACCTGGTTCAAGAGCTCGAAAAGCGGGCCGAACTGTGACAACTGCGTCGAGGTGGCTTACGTGATCGGGGCGGTCGGGGTACGGGACTCGAAGGACAAGACAGGTCCCGCCCTCGTTTTCGCCCCCGGGGAATGGAACGCCTTCGTCGCCGATGCTCGAAACGGCACGTTCGGCCAACACTGA